In Woeseia oceani, one DNA window encodes the following:
- the katG gene encoding catalase/peroxidase HPI, which produces MRKQALYILVSLAVVLTPLIATTSAYAEGEPKSNQFWWPDNLNLAPLRQHAAASNPLGDDFDYAEAFNNLDIDAVKADIEALMTTSQDWWPADYGHYGPFFIRMAWHSAGTYRTIDGRGGAGGGQQRFEPLNSWPDNANLDKARRLLWPVKQKYGRSISWADLMVLTGNVALESMGFKTFGFAGGRQDDWEADLVYWGPENEFLADERYSGERELQKPLGAVQMGLIYVNPEGPNGKPDPLLAAKDIRETFGRMAMNDEETVALIAGGHTFGKAHGAAAPADCVDVEPAAAGVEMQGIGWKNKCGSGKAGDTITSGLEGAWSANPTAWTTQYLDNLFGFNWVMSKSPAGATQWVPDTASAANMVPDAFDASKRHAPIMFTTDLSLKFDPSYRKIAKRFQEDPREFELAFAKAWFKLTHRDMGPRARYLGDHVPAETLLWQDPVPAVDHVLVNANDIAALKAEILDSGLTVPELVRTAWASAASFRGTDMRGGANGARVRLAPQKDWDANNPAELDKVLKRLTAIQTAFNRKQSGGKKVSLADLIVLGGAAAIEEAARAAGHDVEVPFSPGRSDASQAQTDVQSFAVLEPTADGFRNYYSDNSQLSPARMLVDKASLLTLSVPEMTALIGGLRVLDANTGSIKHGVFTDQPGTLSNDFFVNLLSMSTEWSKSPAEEGVYEGRDRATATLKWTATPVDLVFGSHAELRAVAEVYAEAGAERRFVNDFVAAWVKVMTLDRYDLAREVSAANYASR; this is translated from the coding sequence ATGCGTAAACAGGCCCTGTATATTCTGGTGTCGTTAGCGGTCGTACTGACACCACTGATTGCAACCACCTCTGCGTATGCAGAGGGCGAGCCGAAGTCCAACCAGTTTTGGTGGCCGGATAACCTAAACCTCGCGCCACTGCGGCAACACGCTGCTGCATCCAATCCTTTAGGCGACGACTTCGACTACGCGGAAGCATTTAACAATCTTGATATCGACGCCGTCAAAGCGGATATCGAAGCTTTGATGACCACCTCGCAGGACTGGTGGCCGGCGGACTACGGCCACTACGGCCCGTTCTTCATACGTATGGCGTGGCACAGCGCCGGTACGTATCGCACCATCGACGGACGTGGCGGTGCTGGTGGCGGGCAGCAGCGTTTCGAGCCACTGAACAGCTGGCCCGACAATGCCAATCTCGACAAAGCCCGGCGTTTGTTGTGGCCAGTCAAACAGAAGTATGGCCGCAGTATTTCCTGGGCAGATCTGATGGTGCTTACCGGCAATGTTGCACTGGAATCGATGGGCTTTAAGACTTTCGGTTTCGCCGGTGGACGCCAGGATGACTGGGAGGCCGACCTGGTCTACTGGGGGCCGGAAAACGAATTCCTTGCCGATGAACGCTATAGCGGCGAGCGGGAGCTGCAAAAGCCTCTTGGTGCCGTACAAATGGGCCTGATCTACGTGAATCCGGAAGGTCCGAATGGCAAGCCAGACCCATTGCTGGCCGCGAAAGATATTCGCGAAACATTTGGCCGCATGGCGATGAATGACGAAGAGACGGTTGCGCTCATAGCCGGTGGCCATACGTTCGGTAAAGCGCACGGCGCAGCCGCTCCGGCAGATTGTGTTGATGTTGAGCCGGCGGCGGCCGGCGTCGAGATGCAAGGCATCGGCTGGAAGAATAAGTGCGGCAGCGGCAAGGCCGGTGATACTATAACCAGTGGCCTTGAAGGCGCTTGGTCAGCCAATCCGACGGCATGGACCACGCAGTACCTTGATAACCTGTTTGGATTCAACTGGGTGATGTCAAAGAGCCCGGCGGGCGCTACGCAGTGGGTACCCGATACAGCATCGGCGGCCAATATGGTTCCCGACGCGTTCGATGCCAGCAAGCGGCATGCGCCAATTATGTTTACGACCGATCTGTCCCTGAAGTTCGACCCGAGCTACCGAAAAATTGCGAAACGCTTCCAGGAAGATCCCCGGGAGTTCGAGCTGGCATTTGCCAAGGCCTGGTTCAAGTTGACTCATCGTGACATGGGGCCTCGCGCCCGTTATCTGGGCGATCATGTGCCAGCCGAAACGCTGTTGTGGCAGGATCCGGTCCCTGCTGTCGACCACGTGCTTGTGAACGCGAATGATATTGCTGCGCTCAAAGCGGAGATTCTGGACTCAGGGTTAACCGTGCCGGAGCTGGTTCGCACCGCGTGGGCGTCGGCGGCCAGCTTCCGCGGCACGGATATGCGTGGTGGAGCCAATGGTGCGCGGGTTCGACTGGCTCCGCAAAAGGATTGGGACGCAAATAATCCGGCTGAACTGGACAAGGTATTGAAACGTCTGACTGCGATTCAGACTGCGTTCAATCGGAAGCAGTCGGGTGGCAAGAAAGTATCGCTGGCCGACCTGATTGTTCTCGGCGGCGCTGCGGCCATCGAAGAAGCCGCTCGAGCGGCAGGTCACGACGTAGAGGTTCCGTTTTCGCCGGGACGCAGCGATGCATCTCAGGCGCAAACGGATGTGCAGTCGTTTGCGGTCCTGGAACCGACGGCTGATGGCTTCCGCAACTACTACAGCGACAACAGCCAGTTGTCGCCCGCCCGGATGCTGGTCGACAAAGCCAGTTTGCTGACTTTGTCAGTTCCCGAAATGACGGCGTTGATCGGTGGGTTGCGGGTACTGGACGCGAACACCGGTTCGATAAAGCACGGTGTTTTTACCGATCAGCCGGGGACGCTTAGCAATGATTTCTTTGTCAACTTGTTGTCGATGTCCACCGAGTGGTCGAAGTCACCAGCAGAAGAGGGCGTATACGAAGGTCGTGATCGTGCCACTGCCACGTTGAAATGGACTGCAACGCCGGTTGATCTGGTATTTGGTTCACACGCGGAGCTGCGTGCTGTTGCCGAGGTTTATGCTGAAGCAGGCGCCGAGAGGCGGTTCGTAAACGACTTTGTAGCAGC
- a CDS encoding high-potential iron-sulfur protein has translation MDKKISRRTVLLRGLQIPIGGSVLLGLSACGSDGGTQVCADPNNMTSAEESVRRTLKYTEASADPAKVCSGCAFFHAPKESGGCGSCEMFGGKPVNPGGYCDSWSVDS, from the coding sequence ATGGATAAGAAAATTTCTCGCCGCACCGTCCTTCTGCGCGGCCTGCAGATTCCAATTGGAGGCAGTGTCCTTTTGGGATTGAGTGCTTGTGGCAGCGACGGCGGTACCCAGGTCTGCGCTGACCCGAATAACATGACCTCAGCCGAGGAAAGCGTACGCCGCACTCTGAAGTACACAGAAGCCTCCGCCGACCCGGCGAAAGTCTGTTCGGGCTGCGCGTTTTTCCATGCGCCGAAGGAATCCGGCGGCTGTGGCTCCTGCGAAATGTTCGGTGGCAAACCGGTGAATCCGGGTGGTTATTGCGACTCGTGGAGCGTTGACTCCTGA
- a CDS encoding M55 family metallopeptidase, giving the protein MNKLLFKGALLSLMLVGSAGAQSQDGLKVFISVDMEGITGTVNVDDVRRTGKDYDYFRQTMTREANAAIEGALAAGATEIVVRDSHGSALNLLPEMLNRNSKLLRDWSDGPMVMMEGIDASYDAAVYIGYHASAGTPNSVLGHTSSGDVTNVSVNGIRMPEAGYNALMAGHYDVPVVFIAGDKAICDEAKALLGNVETVAVKEGIGQAALNLHPEVAREQIRAGVERALRNLDNYKPYKLRAPYTLTLTLKTEKNINKGALYPGAKRTGDWELTYVGKDVLEIMSAYKGMRR; this is encoded by the coding sequence ATGAACAAGTTACTTTTCAAGGGTGCTCTGCTGAGCCTGATGTTGGTCGGCAGCGCGGGAGCGCAGTCACAGGACGGCCTCAAGGTATTCATCTCTGTCGATATGGAAGGCATCACAGGCACGGTGAATGTGGATGATGTCCGCCGTACTGGCAAAGACTACGACTACTTCCGGCAGACCATGACGCGTGAAGCCAATGCCGCCATCGAAGGTGCACTGGCCGCAGGCGCGACGGAAATTGTAGTCCGCGATTCGCACGGCTCCGCACTTAACCTGTTGCCTGAAATGCTCAATCGAAATTCGAAGCTATTGCGCGATTGGTCAGACGGCCCGATGGTCATGATGGAAGGCATCGATGCCAGTTACGATGCCGCCGTTTACATTGGCTATCACGCAAGCGCCGGCACGCCGAACAGCGTTCTGGGCCATACCTCTTCAGGCGATGTAACCAATGTATCGGTAAACGGTATCCGAATGCCGGAAGCAGGCTACAACGCCTTGATGGCCGGTCACTACGACGTCCCTGTCGTGTTCATTGCCGGGGACAAGGCCATTTGCGATGAGGCGAAAGCATTGTTGGGCAACGTGGAAACCGTGGCAGTGAAGGAAGGCATCGGCCAGGCCGCCCTCAACCTGCATCCTGAAGTTGCGCGAGAGCAGATACGAGCAGGTGTCGAACGTGCATTGCGCAACCTGGACAATTACAAGCCCTACAAACTTCGCGCGCCCTACACTCTCACGTTGACGCTCAAAACAGAAAAGAACATCAACAAAGGCGCTTTATACCCGGGTGCAAAGAGAACCGGAGACTGGGAGCTGACCTACGTCGGCAAAGACGTGCTGGAAATCATGAGCGCGTACAAGGGCATGCGCCGCTAG
- a CDS encoding MBL fold metallo-hydrolase produces MKGRHYFLAALACALFSFTSLARSADEFPSADIAARGLQDVDFPRMQKLARDVYAYEGLHSPLPNGVVFNTVSLIVVTSDGVLVADGQGDVWQTKLMIESIKKLTSKPVKYVVVASDHPDHVGGNAAFKAEYPGVEFISTSASQKKLWNTSTRPAQIVDDERTLKLGRTEMQVLNLGRAHTGGDLAVYLPKSKVLFLGEIYMRGLFPAMRSAYPSEWLAALEKAQAMDVAWYVTGHGFVDDAVTMERDLEVYKQAIAAVIKESKRLHAAGYACVSTKDCAAVQKADWGQYAAWPASANQAPYVIKRIYQEIEGTLDATATSSRSNLVDLWASGKAAFGEYVTQMHRPGEPRSDEPPRYTVQTGLDLAANPLLDYAFLNLEQHYDLESARNVAKGLGSGTPDEAMALLVRIPPISEDGVEVSRARVKELLALGADGVVLPHVRSAEEARTAISFFEGYNVWSPSNPDGDVVAMLLVEDPDVFADLEEIANMPGYSVLACGIGSLTNALGGDREAAEKLNLEVLAHSQRVGMADVITANPESVEMRVKQGFLGLLVYGPKAAETVRLGRAAAGR; encoded by the coding sequence ATTTCCTTGCAGCGCTGGCATGCGCTCTGTTTTCTTTTACGTCGCTGGCGCGTAGCGCCGACGAATTTCCGTCCGCTGATATCGCCGCTCGCGGTTTACAGGACGTCGATTTTCCACGTATGCAGAAGCTTGCGCGGGATGTTTACGCGTACGAGGGATTGCACTCTCCGCTTCCCAATGGCGTCGTCTTCAACACGGTCAGCCTGATCGTCGTAACTTCAGACGGTGTGCTGGTCGCTGATGGTCAAGGCGATGTCTGGCAGACGAAATTGATGATTGAAAGCATCAAGAAGCTCACTTCCAAACCCGTCAAATACGTAGTAGTAGCGTCAGACCATCCTGATCATGTCGGCGGCAATGCTGCGTTCAAAGCGGAGTATCCCGGCGTTGAATTTATTTCTACATCGGCTTCACAGAAGAAACTCTGGAATACGTCCACTCGTCCGGCACAGATTGTCGACGACGAACGCACTTTGAAACTGGGCCGGACCGAAATGCAGGTTCTGAATCTGGGCCGCGCTCACACGGGTGGCGATCTCGCTGTTTACTTGCCGAAAAGCAAAGTGTTGTTCCTTGGCGAGATCTACATGCGCGGCTTGTTCCCGGCCATGCGCTCGGCGTATCCCAGCGAATGGCTCGCCGCTCTCGAAAAAGCACAGGCCATGGATGTTGCATGGTACGTAACCGGTCACGGCTTTGTTGATGATGCGGTAACCATGGAACGCGACCTCGAAGTCTACAAACAGGCAATTGCTGCTGTCATTAAAGAGTCCAAGCGTCTGCACGCTGCCGGGTACGCTTGCGTATCAACCAAAGACTGCGCTGCCGTACAGAAAGCGGATTGGGGACAGTACGCGGCATGGCCTGCGAGTGCCAATCAGGCGCCGTACGTTATCAAGCGGATTTATCAGGAAATAGAAGGGACACTGGACGCGACAGCGACGAGCAGTCGATCTAACCTGGTTGACCTGTGGGCGTCCGGCAAGGCGGCATTCGGCGAATACGTGACGCAGATGCACAGGCCTGGCGAACCGCGTTCGGACGAGCCGCCTCGCTACACCGTACAGACGGGACTTGATCTGGCTGCGAATCCATTGCTGGACTATGCCTTTTTGAATCTGGAGCAGCACTACGACCTGGAGTCAGCCCGAAACGTTGCCAAGGGCCTTGGTAGTGGTACCCCCGATGAAGCAATGGCATTGCTGGTCCGCATCCCGCCGATTTCCGAGGACGGCGTTGAAGTCTCGCGCGCACGGGTCAAGGAACTGCTGGCTTTAGGCGCTGATGGTGTGGTTCTGCCGCACGTCCGCAGTGCCGAGGAAGCGCGTACGGCCATCTCATTCTTCGAGGGCTACAACGTTTGGTCTCCGTCCAACCCCGACGGTGATGTTGTGGCTATGCTGTTGGTTGAAGACCCGGATGTGTTCGCCGATCTTGAAGAAATCGCCAATATGCCAGGCTACAGCGTTCTGGCCTGCGGTATTGGCAGCCTCACCAACGCATTGGGTGGCGACAGAGAAGCGGCTGAAAAGCTTAATCTTGAAGTGCTGGCGCATAGCCAACGTGTTGGCATGGCTGATGTCATTACCGCCAATCCCGAGTCAGTGGAAATGCGCGTGAAGCAGGGCTTCCTTGGTTTGCTGGTTTATGGCCCGAAGGCGGCTGAAACCGTTCGACTGGGTCGAGCGGCTGCTGGTCGATAA
- a CDS encoding cytochrome c, with amino-acid sequence MITFEIGCHRPARLAAAYGPGIFWSAVLTVVISVGLAGFSSPVNAAELTEIEKRGEYLATAGNCVSCHTSDNGKAFVGGLDFETPFGTIYSTNITPDPETGIGQWSLEEFTAAMREGVGREGEHLYPVFPYTSFTNVSDEDIAAIFAYLKTLTPVKSTPPENDLGFPYNQRWALGLWKALYFDEARYEPQPEQSAEWNRGAYLVEGLGHCGMCHSPRNFMGAIDTDLAMTGGRYMERVEGKLSAWSAPNLTSAPSGLAKWSDEDIQDYLKLGFSHRAGVFGPMNKVVVNSTRHMTDEDVRAMTVYLKSLPANAQDSGKPASEDVLRAGSLQYDIHCGTCHLPTGEGSSETGPPLLGSPVVMDTDPASLINITLYGAQTPKTPPSPEWQAREWKRMEAFDSKLTDEQAAALLSFVRASWGHEAGAVTAKQVAEQR; translated from the coding sequence ATGATTACGTTTGAAATCGGTTGCCACAGGCCAGCCAGGCTCGCGGCTGCATACGGCCCCGGAATTTTCTGGAGCGCGGTACTGACAGTTGTCATCTCCGTGGGTCTTGCGGGTTTTTCGAGCCCGGTCAATGCGGCTGAACTGACCGAGATTGAGAAGCGCGGTGAGTACCTTGCCACTGCTGGCAACTGCGTGAGCTGCCATACCAGCGACAATGGCAAAGCGTTTGTCGGTGGGCTTGATTTCGAAACGCCGTTTGGAACGATTTATTCGACCAATATCACGCCAGATCCGGAAACCGGCATCGGCCAATGGAGCCTGGAAGAGTTCACGGCCGCGATGCGGGAAGGCGTCGGCCGGGAAGGCGAGCATCTGTACCCGGTATTCCCGTACACCTCGTTCACGAATGTCAGCGATGAGGACATTGCCGCGATTTTCGCCTACCTCAAGACCTTGACGCCGGTGAAATCGACACCGCCTGAGAATGATCTTGGCTTTCCTTACAACCAGCGTTGGGCGCTGGGACTCTGGAAAGCACTGTACTTTGATGAAGCCCGATATGAACCGCAGCCGGAGCAATCGGCGGAATGGAATCGCGGAGCTTATCTGGTCGAAGGCTTAGGCCACTGTGGCATGTGTCATTCACCGCGGAATTTCATGGGCGCGATCGATACCGATCTGGCCATGACGGGCGGTCGCTATATGGAACGTGTCGAAGGCAAACTCTCAGCCTGGTCAGCGCCAAACCTGACTTCCGCACCCAGTGGCCTTGCCAAGTGGTCTGACGAAGATATCCAGGATTACCTCAAGCTGGGCTTTAGTCATCGTGCGGGCGTGTTCGGGCCGATGAACAAGGTTGTGGTGAATAGCACCCGACACATGACAGACGAAGACGTGCGGGCGATGACCGTGTACCTGAAGAGCTTGCCGGCTAATGCACAGGACAGTGGCAAGCCGGCCAGTGAAGACGTACTTCGTGCCGGGTCACTGCAGTACGATATTCACTGTGGCACCTGTCACCTGCCTACGGGTGAGGGCTCGTCAGAGACCGGACCGCCGTTGCTGGGCAGCCCTGTAGTCATGGATACAGACCCTGCATCATTGATCAATATCACCTTGTACGGCGCGCAGACGCCCAAGACCCCGCCGTCGCCAGAGTGGCAAGCGCGGGAATGGAAGCGCATGGAAGCCTTTGACAGCAAGTTGACCGACGAGCAGGCGGCCGCCCTGTTGAGCTTCGTGCGAGCTTCCTGGGGACATGAAGCAGGCGCCGTTACCGCGAAGCAGGTTGCGGAGCAGCGTTAA